The Chloroflexus aggregans DSM 9485 genome segment GCAATCGCTTGCTCGCCAGTAGTTGCCGACTCGTCAGGAGCCGCTGTGGTCTGCTTAACATTCATTTCAGGTTTCACTTCTTCTTGGTTTACCATAGGTTCCTCATCACATAAATACTATATATCAGGCGTGTTGTTCATCCTTGTATTCAGATTCTCCCTCCGAGGGACGCGCTTGAACATTGTAGAGTTCGGCCAGCAAATTATTCATCAACGACGCGATGTAGCGCACCGTCGAGATTGAGCGTGGATAGGCCATACGGGTCGGGCCGATCACGCCGAGTACTCCGGCGATGACACCTTCGACACCATAGCGGGCCAAGATCACGCTATAATCGCGCATTGTATCTTCACCGTGCTCACCACCGATGATCACCTGTACGCCGCCGGAAGCCAGTGCTTGCGGGATGAGCGGACCAAGACCGCGTCCGCTCTTCAGGATCTCAAGGGTACGGCGCATCCGTTCGATCACTCGTTCGGCGTCATCACGCCCGCTCGCAGGCGAAAATTCCGGCTGGCTAAGCATTTCGAGCAAGCCATCGGAATAGATCTGTTCTTGCGCCTGCTCCTCGAACGCGATCATCGCCCGCACGACGAGATCGACCAGGCCGCGTTCAAAATCACTGAGCGGGATACCGTTGAACGTCGCGGCTGTAGCCAACTCCTCGACGCGGGTAAGGGTGGCATCGGCAAGCAGATCACTCACCAAACCGGCTGCTCGACGGAGATCTTCTGGCGTGCGCCATGGTTCCACCGGGAGCGTTTGCTGTTTGACGATACCGCCGTGGAACACGATCACGGCCAGGGCCATCGTCTCGTGAATCGAGATCAACTCAAGGCTTTTGAAGCGCAGTTGTTCAGCACGTGGCGCGGTAGCAACCGACGCATTGTGGGCCGTGCGGGCAAGCACGGCACAAGCCAACTGTACCCATTGATCGAGTTCGCCGCGCACCTGATAGAACTGGTGACGGATCATGCGCTGCTCGGCGGGCGACAGCGATGTGCGCTCCATCAAGTTTTCGACAAAGAAGCGATACCCGGTATCGGTTGGAATGCGTCCCCCCGATGTGTGAGGATGAGTAAGAAAGCCTAGCTCCTCAAGGGCAGCCATGTCGTTCCGTACCGTTGCCGGTGAAACGGGGAGGCGGTATTTGCGCACCAACGTTTCGGAAGCAACCGGCGTGGCGGTGTCGACAAACTCCTGAATAACCAGCTTGAGTATCGTCTGCCGGCGTTCGGTCAGAGGTCCGCTCATCGCTGTATCCTGCCTCGCTGGTTGATGATTAGCACTCGTGAGGCGAGAGTGCTAAGGCTTGTAATGTAAAAGGTTGGCGTGCATCTGATGCACGCCGATACAGAGTATACCACAAGTTAATGCAGTTGTCACGAGGGAACAACGATGCGTGTTAACGTGTGAAAGGTATCACTTTTGCATCATGTGAGACTTGCGTCATATAATGAAGTGCTAAATCGCATAAACAGATGGAGTGCCAGGGTATGGTAATGGAACGTTTTGCCGCCTATATTGCCGAACACCAGGCGCGTCTTCGTGCTGAGCTGGCGGAGATAGTACGGTTGCCTTCGGTATCGGCGCAGAATCGGGGGATTACCGAAACG includes the following:
- the hrcA gene encoding heat-inducible transcriptional repressor HrcA, producing the protein MSGPLTERRQTILKLVIQEFVDTATPVASETLVRKYRLPVSPATVRNDMAALEELGFLTHPHTSGGRIPTDTGYRFFVENLMERTSLSPAEQRMIRHQFYQVRGELDQWVQLACAVLARTAHNASVATAPRAEQLRFKSLELISIHETMALAVIVFHGGIVKQQTLPVEPWRTPEDLRRAAGLVSDLLADATLTRVEELATAATFNGIPLSDFERGLVDLVVRAMIAFEEQAQEQIYSDGLLEMLSQPEFSPASGRDDAERVIERMRRTLEILKSGRGLGPLIPQALASGGVQVIIGGEHGEDTMRDYSVILARYGVEGVIAGVLGVIGPTRMAYPRSISTVRYIASLMNNLLAELYNVQARPSEGESEYKDEQHA